Genomic segment of Pelmatolapia mariae isolate MD_Pm_ZW linkage group LG6, Pm_UMD_F_2, whole genome shotgun sequence:
TAACATTATTAGGCCAAGCcaagtatttttttaactgctttgCTGGAGCAATTAGTGGCACTGGCAGTGACAGCTACATGTCGACATGGCCGATCCACATTGAGACAGTAAATAAATGATTACATTGTCCTACCTTGTTATTCATTTTCTATTATCTGGCAGGGAAACTAACCAGCTGTGGTGTTTTATTTGCAAGTGTGTATTACAGTTCATGTATATTACCCTCTATGGTGCCCCACTTTGTTTTCCTTCCCAGAATCCTCTTTCCGTTCACCTGGTACTCCTGGTCGCTGCCCACCACAGCAAAAGGGATCATCTCCTGTTGAgtgcacacatgcaaacatgaaGAGAAAACGCTGAAGTGTTTGCACCGATTCATTTTCAGGTCATGTTTGACTTGTTGCAATTCCCCCAGTTATCATGGATTTTCCaaagaaacacataaacaaagaGGAGATCAAAAAGGTTGCATCTAACAAAGGCTTACATTACATCCATACTGTAGCCACAGGATGCTATTCTTTAGGTTTGCTGTTAAAATTTGAAGTGAATGAACACAGCAGGATCAACTTACCCTGATTTTGTCATTGATCATCCTGTCCTCTGCATCCTCATCAAACTCTTTCTGAGGATAAACATCGATCCCATTGGCTCGCAGTTCTTCCCTAATCTATACACAAGTACAGAACgacacacaaaaacaataaagttaAGAtgacaaaaaatttaaaaaagtcacACCGAAGATGCTTCAGTCTACGCATATAAAAATGTACAAACTGAGAGTAAGACTGTGGCAGTTGTACACAAACTCACTTGACTGTGTCCTGGAGCATTTTGTCAAACCAGTATAACAGAATATAAGCTAGCTGTTGATACCCGTGACAGAAAGGGGCGGGGACACGCTGGTTAACAACTCTTGAGAAGTCTGACATCCAGACAGAGATACAGCTCATAAAATCTCCACCCCTCACTTTCAGCATGCTTTTAAAACGACTAAAACTCGGGCACGGGCGCAGGAAagtttctgagagaaatgtcCTTTTAATGAATGACTGTTCACTCCCACAATTACTACTTTGACAATTTCCACTTGGTCCTTGatcaaacatttttattgtgtaTCCTTAGAAGCTTTCTCAGGGTTACATTAAAGGATGCAAACCAAGTGAAATTCTACAAAAAAGCCACATCAGCGGTGGTTATGTGAACACACATTCATAGTTGAACACACTGAGACCcaacatttaataaaaaacaaaacaaaaaaaattcagcttGTTCTGGTTGCATGTTAAGTTGCTGCGGGGATaatgggagggaaaaaaaactggcACGAGAAGCTTTTAGTCAATAATCTTCAGGGTCAAACAGAGCATGTGCAGCCAACCAAAACAATCCAGCTACAAGCCCCGAGGCTTCTACTCTCTGCCAGGGCCTGGCACAGAAACCAGAAAGCAGACTCTGCTTTGTACTTATTGGACCGCGTTACTGGGATAGAGGGGAGACTGGTAGCCAAGACACCCATTGTGCTTCCACCTCTCTAAAATGAATAAAGCTGTTGGGAAGTCTGCATTCTTAAAAGAAGGGATgtgacacagagaaaaagatggAGGAAGGCAGGTGGCTGTCTGCCTCCTGTGGAGTGAAAATAATCCAGCAGAGAAACGCAGTGAGGAAGAGATTCAGCATCACGTAGGGACTCAACCCAGGTGAAGCAAGAATCTGTTTAGCAGGGAAAGCCATGATAAGAAGGTGAGCGGTGTGAGGCTACACTTGAAGATTGTCAGGTTTACAAGTCTCATGTCTGTCTGCTAAGAAAGTGTTGACTGTAAAACCACATATACCCCCAAATTAAACTCTATGGATGAATGGGTGAAAGCCTGCACAGATTTACAGTGGTTAGCCTGGATGTATTTGCTAAAACTTGCTTAAAAAAACttcagtgacaataaagatttCTTGCCATTtgccaaaaatgaaaaatgtccaTTACATTGCTGAAATAGAGGAAAAGCCAGGAGATCATAAAATTCATCATGCTGTTTAGTTTGGGAACCGTAACTGTAtgtataatattttaaagataTGCTTTTAGTGTTTTAGTATTTAGACATAGCTCTGTGgcgttaaaaaaataaagtatggGACTTAATGATGAGAAAATAAACTCACGTATCAAAAACGGGCAAATTATCTCAAATTATTTAGAGAAACTGATGAATATTCAGTGTTTACTAAAATGCTAATTTTGaactcatttaattctagtcaTGTTTTATTGCACAGTGGAGACCTCTTTGAGCTTAGCTGTATTGTATGCTCACCCCATAATTCAGTGGTAGCCAAACGAAGAGCCTGTCTGCTTAACTGGAAAGTGGGCTTAAATCTCTTGGATTGTTGCTTAGATAAACAGTTCTTAAATATCTGTAATTAATAAGAGCTTAAAATGTTCACAGTTCACAGAGACAATAGAGTATTTCCCAGGATGGATGGAGTGTGAGTTTGCACAGATGGCTTCAGTTTGTGGTTAAGCCTGGCAGCTTCTATACACCAGTGATGAATGATTATTACTGGTTACTGAACACACCTGTGTTCATGATGAAACTCTGTCGTCCGATCTACCAACGcacttcatttatttatcttaAGCACACTCTGAAGCGCTCCTACAGGCAACTGCAGGCCAGGTCTCACACACAGCTAACACGATGCAGTTACCGAAACCCAGCaatgcatgcaaacacacttCTCTCACCGTCTTTTTAAAGGAGTCCCTCTCCTCCAGGGTGAGCGTGTCAGCCTTGGCAATGACAGGAACGATGTTGACCACCTTACTGAGATGCCTCATAAACTCCACATCCAAAGGCCTAAGACTGGAAGatgaaaaagacaacaaaattcAACTTTACTTTAagtaaaataattcatattttacacATAAATGCGCAAGGAGGTTCTAAATTAAGACTTCTTACACTATGGAAGGACAAAGCAATTCATACTACAGATAAAAAGACACCAAGATGTAAAccttgtttcatttttaaatgaatagtaataataatttatttaaaagtgcAGGAACGTCAGTTTAGGTTTTAGAATTTGTATACAGGAATCACCACATACAGGATTAATAAGTTAGGAAGGTACCTTCTAAAATATTCTGAATGTTTGTTAATAATAAGAAATAATCAATAATTTCAGGAGCTTGCGCCTGATGATGTTCTCCAGTGTAAGCACTGAGCAATGCCTAGCTTGCAGTAACTGAGaagaactgagaaaaaaaaaaaaaacagacccaAACTGTTTCTTTTCAGTAGTTAACTGCACCAAAAATAGCAAACGTGGTTAATTACATGTACTTCACTGCTCCAAACAGACAACAGGAAGTTATATTTAAGAACTGACATGACTGTAAGGAAAGAGAACAACCACTAGAGAGCAGTCATGGTCCATTGCAGTCTTTCTGTTCtccctgaaaacatgtcactGTAACACACAGAGGGGCTTGCTCATTTTGACAGTTGCTCCCAAAAACAGGTTCACCATTTTCCCCATTTGTCCTTAATATCCTGCTTTCGCCTAACTCAAAGCCAGTTTAGATAAAAGCATTCCTCCTCACTGGCTTTGTGAATCTTTCACATCTTAACAATGTGTTCGATTAAAGTTGTTTACGTTTCTCCTTTAGCAGCCTGTGATCGTGCCTAGCGTAGCAATGATTAGGGCCGTCAGTGTGCACACTGTTGTTCCATGTTGCCTCCAGTTGCTCCTGCACACAGTTTCCCTTCATGCTGTCTGCTCTGCCCTCCAATTAACCTCAGCCAGCCTGGTTCAAAGACCCAGAGGCAGCTGGAGGAAGGAAGGATGCCAGGCAAGTTCTCCAGAGCAACTGACAGACATGTCACCATCAAAATGGGACGAGCTTGTGCTACACAGAGCACGGAGACAGGACAAGAGAAACAGAGCAGTAGAGGTAAAGAGAGAGGAGCGATGCAGAATAAGCGAAGCATCAAATGCTCAGGGGGGAAAATGTCACGTGAAATAAATACGCAGACAGGAAGGATatccccccccctccaaaaaaagaaaaactgtggcTCACGATCCATGTGTGTCAGTGCGTAAATAAACTGGGGCTATATGTACATGTGTGCAGCATCACATGCATGACGGTGCATACATGCACACTTTCAGATGTACACATGCACTCTTACCGCAACATATGCAGCATGGACAGTCTTTATAAATTAAACATGGATGCATGCACAGACGTACAACTGTATGTCTGTGCACGCATGAATAAATCCTTCTGTCTAGCTGGTCGAAGAACATAGCAGTGACGTTTAAATGAACTGAGAATGGTTAGCTCGGTGGTCAAATGAAATGAGGAGAAAACAACCAACCACACTGCGAGCAGCACTCCCCTCCCACCATTTCAGTAACGGGTCAGAAAACCAGTTCTGAGTTGATGAGAGCCAAAGCGGAGTCTTTGTTTTCTCGTGACAACATGTTAAGTGAAGTAACAACAATACTGCCCGGAGTGTAAATAATGTGGCTGATGCTGCCATTATCGGAAATGGCTTCTGATGCCAAGGCTGTGTCTTGCTTCACTGAGCGCTGCTCTTCGATCCGAAACCACAGTAGCAACCGAAATGCACATCTCCAACGATAGAGGCTTACGAGAGCTCAATCTGTCGTCATTTTGCTTCCTGTCATTCTTGGTCACATGGCGCAGGCATCCAGAAGCCTTTGGCATTGTGTCTGGGTAATTGTTAACAGGCCTCATTTAAAAAACCTTCAGCTAACATTACTGTGAgaatttaaaatgagaaaataagcAAACAGAGTATAATAGGGTAAGAGTTTTGTGATTCTTTCAGGGACTTAtgttcttattttatttgtgaatcACTTCtactaagtttaaaaaaaaaaaaaaaacaactgcaaaGATCTGCTGTAGGTTTGTAAGTATCCTTACATGTACGTATGAAACAGGAACTCTTTACACCGTGCCATACCCCAACGGTAGCCCCAGCAGATGTCTCCTTTATTCTTGCATACAACTCTCTGGGTAGCTGTAAGGAAGATCACTTCCTGACAGATGTTTATAACTTTTGATTAAGAAAAAAGGTGTgaattttcaaacagtttttgcaaagttttGCAAAGCGGGCACCTCTGCTTATGAGCAGTATCTGACCTGCAGCAATACTATGATTATAAAGATGACGGTGGAGGATTTAAGCACTAAGAGAAGCAATGCACAGTCACAATAGAAGAGGGTGGACTGAACTCTGCAGCTGTAAGCATAATtatccacaaacacattcaGGGTATCCACATATGCGCACCCGTGCAAGTTTCAGCATGCCCACTGCCCACTTGAGTCCACTCCCTGCGCCCTGCTTTACATGAACAAGGgtacacacgtacacacactcGCTGAAGCAACAGCTGTGGTGACATGAGCAGATGATGAGGGGGTCTGTCAAACTGTGGGGCTCACACATGTCATCCCTCGATCCTTGAAAAACATTTAAGTGGACAACTGTTGAGTTATTGGTGCACAGAAATATGCGACTGGGTTGGATCTGTGGTAAGAAGGCCAGTTAATGTGTGTTTATAGTTGGTGTGCATTAAGGCTTTGAGTGTTTTAATTCACATATGTACAATATTTTAAAGCCAAGGTGGCTTTATCAATCACACACACTCAAGAGACAGTATCTTTCTTGCTCCTGAGGTAACACAAGGACACAGCATTAGTTGCTAAATGAGACACCTGCACTGTTTTGGTCCACACTTTGGTATGTTAGAATCATTCACACCATTTTGTTTCTGCTTTAGCCTCCAACCACGTCTTTTGCAAATATGGCGGCTCACTGAAACACGCTCGTCTCTGACCACTGTCACACTGGATTTCATCATCAACTGCTTGATATCACATCTCTCTATTCAGTCACAGATGATAAAGCCGAGAGGTATTTAAGAGAGAGACGGATCAGAATAAAAGGAATACAGTGGAAGCTGCAGAGTTCAGTTCCTTTGTGAAATGTGACCCTTCGAGTGACTGTTATGTGTCTTTGAGGAGAGAACGAGTTCCACATGTGGTCATTAGAGAGTGAGATGAAAAAGACCAGGAAAGAGATGTGGTTAAAGAGCTAGAAAGAGACAATAGGTCGGGGGAGGTCCCCTGAAGACCCTCTGTAGTTGTGGTGAGAAAAAAGGAGTAGGATGTTGAGCTTGTGTCACTTTAATACAGGCTCTTACCAGTGGCCAGTGGGAGGTATGAAGTATATGCAGCAGTGCACCCTGGAGTCTGGGatccttttcttcctgttaatgTTGATTTCCTCTTGCAGGTAGGCTTCATACTGGTCATTGATGAACTTCATGATGGGTTGCCAGCTGTAACAAAGAAAATTAAGGAAAGAAACTATTACCTCAAAACCTCTTGTAAACAGTTATTCAGCTACAATGACTCCTTTTGTTCTGCAACATTAACTTAAAAGCTCCAAAGAAATTTGTAAAGACAAAACTACGgaaatttgtttttccttttcggTGATACAGCGATATTATAACATGCAGCATTGCCTCCAGGGAGACAAATGTTCCTGTAAAGCTAAAGACACTTTTAAGACATTATAACTTCTAATTAAATCatgcatattttatttacacaaaaaCTGAATCACATTTCCTCAACACTTTACTTAActtataaaataataacatgAAATCCACCGCCTtgattaaacaaaataaaatggaaaaagtgttaaaaaatagaaagaaattgAATTTCAGCTTTGAGACAAATTGAATAAGTACAGGAAGTGATTGTAGGCCGGTAGATCAAGTCTGGGCTCACCAGTTTTCATTGTTGATTTGATCCCCAAAGCCAGGAGTGTCAATAACTGTTAGCTTCATCCTAACTCCTTTCTCTTCAACATCTACATAAAGAAAAAGTGATTAGTGTAATTTAGAACACTTTACCTTTGCAAGAAAGATGTAccgtttatatatttataatgacAGATTAGACGGAAAGCCCATATTTCATATTATTAATACGATATGTGCAGCATCAGGTGGTAGGCTACAAAACACGACATACCGTGACTGACGGACTTGATCTCGACTGTCTTGGGGATCCTCTCCTCCACGTTGGGCTGCACAGACTTACGGCTCACCTTGGATTTGAACAGCGTGTTCATCAGAGTAGACTTTCCCAGGCCGCTTTGCCCTGATCCGAAAAACACAGACGAACATGCAACATTTAGTAAAAGTAGGAAAACATCCATCTTAGGCAGTCACAAGGGAAATCCCTCTGAAGACAAAAGCGCAATTCagcttctcttttttaaaacctCAAAGTGGGGAAAACTACATTTTATAACAGGACCTTACGCTCTTCTGCATGGGTTGTGTAGTGGGTGTGTAGTTGCATTGGGAGCCTCGTTATAGCCCCCAGAAGAGCCACCTTTGGAAGCTAATGGGACCACAGTATTGTACAgaccacacacagagatgcagacATACACAAGATACATCACCCACTAGGGGCTGAATCCTCCTACATTGCGTCTGCAGCATTATATATTTCTACTGAATATGGTCTTAGTGAGATAGGGTGGGTGGAAACTAAGTAGAAAGTGCATATATACTTATTATACAATATTAAGGTGTCATTTTTCttactgaatttaaaaaaaaggtccaCTGCTGTTGAAACCATGaataaaaatgcacattttaaattaaattaaaatattagtGCCATTTCCCCTTGCACAGTGCATAGTTATCATACTTGTCAATACATtacatttagtatttattaATCAGTACAAGAGTTATACTCCGACATCTAATAGCCTCAAAAAATCTGCACCTGCAAGGTATGGTATCCAGACCCGTTCGGCTACGTTTCTTTTTTTGACTTCCAAATGAATTTAAAGTTTAGTCAATCTGCTCATTTCCACTTCTACATTTTTACTCTAAAGACTCTGAGGTAAATTTGCATAATTCACAGTTGCTGTAGCTCCCTTTCCTGTAGCTCAACTTTACTCTGACTGGCCTAAACAAAAGCTGTATGCCTGATGACCTCATTATTTAAAACCATGACATACACGATTGTCAGATATTAAATATGTTGAACTTGTGGACAGAGGATGCCAATATGGCGAGTCTATGAAGTTAAAGGTGACTTTGATTTTACCGTGTAACTTAcagtacagtattgtgatgctATTCATTGCTTGTTTAGTCAATGGAAACATCGTGCTTGTGCAGAAACAACAACGAGCTGGTTTCCTTTGACTGGACAAAAATAATACAAGGTGAAAGTGAAAATCTTGATTTGATACTGGCATCATTCTGAAACATGAGTAAACGGATAAACGGGTCACTGCACGCAGACCAACTCTGTGTGCCATGTCCCATATTTCCTGTCCTAAATGTGGACTCTGTGGGCATCTGATAGGGCATATGGAGAGTCGCCAAGCTGCCAGGCCCTCTGTGACCCCTCTTGGTGGCCTTTAccgcctctctctctcaccttaCATAAACACACTGCCTCTTTAGCACACACTTCACATGCAGTCTACCCTGCTGTATGCATTCACCCACAAGCACATGGTcacattttctttccttcttctaCTGACATACACACTTAGACACATTGGCCAGGACTAGGTAGCTGAGGGGAGAAATTAGGGTCAAATGCATTCTCTGAATACCACAAGACCACAAGGGACAAGACCAACACCAGTTAACCTTTTACATTTCAACTAGCCACTCAAATAGCAAATCTGTTAGCCAGCAGGAACTTTATTAGAATGGGAATAGATTATCTCTTAACGTTAACTAAAAGGAATCTAACAAAGTTCAGGCAAACATAGTCGATCACaactacagaaaaaaacaacaacaacaacaacaacaaaaaaacagtagtAATCTGAATACACACGGTAGCCAGATTCCTACTGCGTTTCATGGCCTTGAGCAAGAGCTGAAGACAGTCTCACAATTATCACCAAAATGATGCACACCCTGCTGTCAAAACAGTCAGAACCCAACGGCAGGCCAGCACTGATCTGAAAGTAAGAAGTAGATGCCAATCATGTGCTAGGTGTTTGCTAACACATTGCCAGAGGAACTTGATACGTTGCTATAGTGATGTACTTTAAAGCTCCCTTTGGCAATCAGACGCCTCGTGCCGGTTGAAACTTGCCTCTTCTTTTCCTGGTGAGCGTTATTTAACAGCGATAGAATATATCAGTTAATTTCCATTTATCCTTGATGCATTTGGGGCACTGCAAGCAAATACATGTCAATGTTGGGTAGAAATCTGCAGTTTTCCTGCGACAACACAAATGTGTAAGCAGGGATGCAAGTCTCACAGAGATTGAAACACGCTGCTGTTTCACTCGGGAACTTTTTGTGTTTACTCTGAAAATAAACGTTCGGTGAGTCATGTTCCACCATCATGCTCTCAATATAAATCTGACACTC
This window contains:
- the septin9b gene encoding septin 9b isoform X5, which gives rise to MSEATKPQPQAKGEKTPISDTSYVGIDAILEQMRRKAMKQGFEFNVMVVGQSGLGKSTLMNTLFKSKVSRKSVQPNVEERIPKTVEIKSVSHDVEEKGVRMKLTVIDTPGFGDQINNENCWQPIMKFINDQYEAYLQEEININRKKRIPDSRVHCCIYFIPPTGHCLRPLDVEFMRHLSKVVNIVPVIAKADTLTLEERDSFKKTIREELRANGIDVYPQKEFDEDAEDRMINDKIREMIPFAVVGSDQEYQVNGKRILGRKTKWGTIEVENIAHCEFAYLRDLLIRTHMQNIKDITCSIHYETYRVRRLNESNILFTSNPPDHPAVLPKANGQPEEQPATPQPNGVAAQHEALSHEM